A portion of the Paenibacillus hamazuiensis genome contains these proteins:
- a CDS encoding HD domain-containing protein, which yields MTIHYCMGTGRLFEPLYRLETQPHPLEAELLATPALRRLKLLHHYGAGSLCTPVVHSRLEHTMGVWALTAHFFPRDLELRLAALLHDAGHLPFSHAVEKPLGVSHHALTEAIIAEGEVARLLRKYGFRPERIIDLLGQDTPLTSRTTQLGLDHMDSFLRDTEAAGLSRMAPADIVRRARIHGCGVSTDEPAALALMDAILADHRLFLSPLLLAMDAFLAEAALAHAQAVPDFASAISAMTDYELLAALESSPVQAARDKFRVLVRQPHRIRTSGVPFDGSFRVEVRKVYDKLPWIDGKPAGESTPRATEMLAQLHKLVTAYHIGLN from the coding sequence ATGACGATACATTATTGTATGGGGACGGGCCGCTTGTTTGAACCGCTGTACCGCCTGGAAACGCAGCCGCATCCGCTCGAAGCGGAGCTGCTTGCAACGCCGGCGCTGCGCCGCCTCAAGCTATTGCACCATTACGGCGCCGGTTCGCTATGCACGCCGGTCGTCCATTCCAGGCTCGAGCATACGATGGGCGTATGGGCGTTAACCGCCCATTTTTTTCCGCGCGATCTCGAGCTTCGCCTTGCGGCACTGCTGCACGATGCCGGGCATTTGCCGTTTTCCCATGCGGTGGAAAAACCGCTCGGCGTGAGCCATCACGCTTTGACGGAGGCAATCATTGCAGAGGGCGAGGTAGCCCGGCTGCTGCGCAAATACGGCTTCCGCCCGGAACGGATCATCGATTTGCTCGGGCAGGATACGCCGCTGACCAGCCGAACAACGCAGCTCGGTTTGGACCATATGGACAGCTTTCTGCGCGATACCGAGGCCGCCGGGCTGAGCCGGATGGCTCCTGCGGACATCGTCCGGCGTGCCCGGATCCATGGGTGCGGCGTAAGTACGGACGAGCCGGCGGCGCTGGCGCTGATGGACGCCATCCTCGCCGATCACCGTTTGTTTTTGAGCCCTCTCCTGCTGGCCATGGACGCTTTTCTGGCGGAAGCGGCGCTCGCCCATGCACAGGCGGTCCCCGATTTCGCATCGGCCATTTCCGCCATGACGGACTACGAGCTGCTCGCCGCTTTGGAATCGAGTCCCGTCCAGGCCGCCCGCGACAAATTTCGAGTTCTTGTCCGGCAGCCGCACCGCATTCGCACGAGCGGCGTCCCTTTTGACGGAAGCTTCCGGGTGGAGGTGCGCAAAGTATACGACAAACTGCCGTGGATCGACGGCAAGCCCGCCGGGGAATCGACCCCCAGGGCGACGGAGATGCTGGCCCAGCTTCACAAGCTCGTTACCGCCTATCATATAGGCTTGAACTGA